AAGGGTGCGCACATCATGCGTAACAACATCGAGACCCGTGAGATCACCGACACCGAGCTGGACGCCGTTTCCGGCGGTGTCGGCATCTCCGGCGGCCTCCTCGGCGCCGTGACCGGCGACGTCAACAACGTGCTCGGCACCGTCACCTCCCTCCAGACGGTCCAGGCCGCCCAGGCCCTGCCCGGCCAGGTCGAGGGCATCGCCGGCGTGCACGTCGGTGTCGCCGGTCTCTGATTGCGATAGCCGGCGCCGCGAACCCCGGAATTCCGTCATTCCGGGGTTCACGCCTGCCCGCCGCCCGGGCGGCGGGCCTCGCCGCGTAATTCAGCACCCTTGTCACGAATGCAGTCGAAGGAATAGTCCGTGCAGTTCCGCCAAAAGGCGCTGGCCAAGCTGCAATCGCCCGAAGAGCTCGATCTGCCCGTACGCTTCGCGCGCCCGCAGGGCCGGCTCGTCCTGGCCGTGACGGTCCTCGTCATGGCCGCGTCGGGCTTCTGGGCATTCACCGGATCCGTGTCCTCCAAGCAGAGCGCACCCGGCGTCCTCACCCACGCCGAAGGCAGTTACCTGCTGCAGAGCCCCTACGCGGGACAGGTCACCAAAATCTTCGCCGAAGAGGGCCAATTGCTGTCCCCGGGCGCCCCGCTGCTCAAGGTCAGCACGGACCGCGGGGACCGCACCGTGCGCGCGGTGGCCGGGGGACGGGTGACGACCCTGGTCGCCAGGACGGGGGCGGTCCTCACCACCGGCGCGGACGTGGCGACCGTGGAACGGGTGAAGGATCCGGACGACCCGCTGGTGGCCATGCTGTACGTGTCCGCCGCCGAAGCCGGGGCGATTCCCGTGGGAGCCCCGGTCGACCTGACCGTCCAGTCCGCCCCCCAGCGGCAGTTCGGCGTGCTGCGCGGCCGCGTCAAGGCAGTCGGCCGCGCCCCCCGGACCCAGGAGCAGATCGGCGGTTTCCTCGGCGACAAGCGGCTCGCCGCCGAGTTCTCCCGGGACGGGAAGCCCGTCGCGGTGCTCGTGGAACTGGAACGCTCCGCCACCACCCGGTCCGGCTACCGGTGGTCCGTGACGAGCGGACCCCCCTACGCCGTCGACTCCGCGACACCGGTCACCGGCGCCGTCCACCTCTCCGTGCGGCGCCCCGTCGACTGGCTGCTCCCATGACTGTTTCCCACGGTTCCCACGGCGCCCGCCGACGCGGCCTCGAACCGGCGCGCGGGAAGAGCAGGCGACGCAGGCCCGCGCCCGCCCCCCGGGGCAGCACGCCCCGGACCGTCCGCACCCCCACCGTGCTGCAGATGGAGGCGGTGGAGTGCGGCGCCGCCGCGCTGGCCATGGTGCTCGGCCACTACGGCCGCTTCGTGCCCCTCGAAGAGCTGCGCATCGCCTGCGGCGTCTCCCGCGACGGCTCACGCGCAGGCAACCTCCTCAAGGCCGCCCGCGGGTACGGCCTGAAGGCCAAGGGCATGCAGATGGACCTGGCCGCCCTCGCCGAGGTGAGCCCACCGGCCGTCCTCTTCTGGGAGTTCAACCACTACGTCGTCTACGACGGCATGGGCCGTCACCTCGGCCGCCGGGGCGTGTACATCAACGACCCCGGCAAGGGCCGCCGGTTCGTCCCCATGGACGAGTTCGACACCAGCTTCACCGGCGTCGTGCTCACCTTCGAGCCCGACGAGGGCTTCCGCCGCGCCGGCCGCAAGCCCGGCGTGCTGGGCGCCGTGCCCGCCCGGCTGCGCGGCACCTCCGGCACCATGCTCGCCGCCGTGCTCTCCAGCCTCCTGCTGGTGCTCGTCGGCGCGGCGGTGCCCGCGCTGAGCCGTACCTACATCGACATGTTCCTGATCGGCG
The window above is part of the Streptomyces syringium genome. Proteins encoded here:
- a CDS encoding HlyD family efflux transporter periplasmic adaptor subunit encodes the protein MQFRQKALAKLQSPEELDLPVRFARPQGRLVLAVTVLVMAASGFWAFTGSVSSKQSAPGVLTHAEGSYLLQSPYAGQVTKIFAEEGQLLSPGAPLLKVSTDRGDRTVRAVAGGRVTTLVARTGAVLTTGADVATVERVKDPDDPLVAMLYVSAAEAGAIPVGAPVDLTVQSAPQRQFGVLRGRVKAVGRAPRTQEQIGGFLGDKRLAAEFSRDGKPVAVLVELERSATTRSGYRWSVTSGPPYAVDSATPVTGAVHLSVRRPVDWLLP